One Corynebacterium aurimucosum genomic window, CCACTTAACATAACACCTGGGAAGTTAAGTGTTATGTCGAGTGTTATGTTCTATTTGCGCAGCCTGTAACGCTGTTTGGGGCTGCGTCCGGGCTCCGTCTTCTCTGCGATGTTATCGCGAATGAGCTCATTCAGTGCGTTCTGGACTGCTGTGCGGCTGAGCTTTGTAGCCTCAACTAGCTCCGTTGTGGATACGGACGGACTGCCGTGGAGTAGGTGTTCCACGTGATCGCGGGCGGTGCCATAGCGTTCCTGGCTGGCTACCCTGCGCCGGTGGAAAATGATGGTAAAGCTGTCGAGCCGATTGATCATTTCTGGCTTAGGCATGAGTGCATCAGCCAAGGCCTGGTGGATGGTGGCGATGCCCGTGCCGCGGTTCTCTGCGGCAACGCCGCCTTCAGGCAAGGGAATGTCCTCGAGAAACGTGGCAAGGCGCTGATTGCGGGTAGAGCTGACGCCAGCTTCTCCAAGATTACGGAGCGTAACCCCGCCATAAAGGCCGCCGGGGTTAGTGATTTCCAAGCGGTCAACAAACATGTTGATCTGAACTTGGCTGCCGCGAGCTGTCGGGGAGTAGTCGCGGTGCATGAGCGCATTCACTAATGCTTCACGGACAGCGACGAGGGGGTAATCTGGAAGCGCGGTCCGGGATTTGTCGCCGATAAAGCCGGCGGTGCGCATGTTCTTCTTTACAATATCGATGCCTTCGCTCACTAGTTCCGGAATCGTCCCGTGAAGGGTAGCGCTGTCGAGGAGACGAATACCCGTGGTGACATCACCTTTCGACGTACCAGGGAAGAGAGCGAAGGTGACCGTTAATCGGGGGAAGAATTCCTGCGGATAGTCACCCATGACAAGAAGTGAGGCCAACGTGGGATGGCCGTCCTTGAGGACTCGCAGGCGTTTGAGTGCCGTGTCCTGTCCATTCGCAAAGGTCTTGGGGCGGCGCTCTTTCTGCACTTGGAGGAAGTCATCAAGAGTGGCGCCCTCAATGTCTTCCAATGTGGCATCCGGGATGGCATCTTCATCCCAGGTCGGTTGTGCGTGCTCTTCAACGAGTCGATTAACCTCGTACTGGGACAGACGTGTATCACCATCACCGGTGCGAATGTAGCTCCCTTTGTATAGTCCCCTTTCGGCCATATAGCAGGGCTTATCGCGTGCGGGAAACTCATCGATCTCTGCGACGAGTATGTGGCTGCTTTCAAACTCGATGACGTCGATCCGCGGGCGGACCGGAGGGATGAGCTGTTGGCAGCGTGTTTCCAATTGGTCTTGGGCGGTGGAGGCGGAGAATTTCTTAATCGGAGTGAAGCCGTCCTGCTCTGACAGGCCGATGATAAGGGTCCCGCCGTTTCCGTTTGCGAAGGCGCTGAGGGTGGAGAGTACTTCTTTGCCGACAGAAGATTTGACCTCTACAGACTGTTTATCGCTTCCAATGACGCGGAGCTG contains:
- a CDS encoding ATP-binding protein, giving the protein MTPTTLSELIAQLRVIGSDKQSVEVKSSVGKEVLSTLSAFANGNGGTLIIGLSEQDGFTPIKKFSASTAQDQLETRCQQLIPPVRPRIDVIEFESSHILVAEIDEFPARDKPCYMAERGLYKGSYIRTGDGDTRLSQYEVNRLVEEHAQPTWDEDAIPDATLEDIEGATLDDFLQVQKERRPKTFANGQDTALKRLRVLKDGHPTLASLLVMGDYPQEFFPRLTVTFALFPGTSKGDVTTGIRLLDSATLHGTIPELVSEGIDIVKKNMRTAGFIGDKSRTALPDYPLVAVREALVNALMHRDYSPTARGSQVQINMFVDRLEITNPGGLYGGVTLRNLGEAGVSSTRNQRLATFLEDIPLPEGGVAAENRGTGIATIHQALADALMPKPEMINRLDSFTIIFHRRRVASQERYGTARDHVEHLLHGSPSVSTTELVEATKLSRTAVQNALNELIRDNIAEKTEPGRSPKQRYRLRK